TATCACTCGCAGATCTTTTTGTCTTAAAGGGAACAAGGGCTCCTGGTCCTGCACAGATGGTATTCGCGTTTATGATTCGTTTGATAAATTATCAGGTGCGAGGGGCTTTTTATGTAACCTTGGGGGTATTTAAAAGATATTTTTTTCTCTCCACTTTCACAAGACCGAGAAGGGCTGTTCCAAAAAGAAAGAAGGATCCCGGAACTGGGGTAATAATGAAGGCCATACTACCGTTGATAGGCGTAACTGTACCGTTCTCAAAAATCAGGGCAGATGCGCCAAAGGAGTTTTCTGAATTGACAAAACCAAAAGAACCATTTTCGGTTTCAACCGCCATTGCTAACCAGTATGTCTCCCCTTCTATTTGATTAAAACACGGAGAATTGTCAGTTGTGGTATCAACTATATAAATAGTCTTACTGTCAATACTTTCGGTAGAAAGAGCAGAAACAGATGAAGCCCCGGTAACTTCAGTCACGGTATATTCAGTAACAGTAAACGCTTTCGTGTAGTCACTGTTGTCAAAAACATAGTTCCATAATTCGTCGTCTCCAGGAGAGCCGTCATTATCTGCATAAATTTTAATACTTATGCTGCTAATAGTGCCAACTATGTTGTTCTCCCACACACCCCAGAAGTGGTATTCAGTAGAAATACTGGCGGATGCTGTCCAGTCATCCATAACATACCCTTCGGTATAAATTACAGTTCCATCTCTATCCGGTTCCATGGGCTGAGTCATCACAGTGTTATCTCCAGAGTGCCAAGTGATAATACCTTCTGCAAAACCTGTGGAGCAACTTAAAATTACAAACAATACTGGCAATAAAATCTTTTTCATTTCTTCTCCTTTTGATCATCCTTTAAAGCAATTATAAGTCAGAATTCAGTCTGTTGTTAAATTTAATGCGTACATTTTGCCGGAAACATTTTACAGCTTGGTTCTGCAGACGAAAACGATTACGGTGCTCCCGTGGTTTGAAGGAATCGAGCACTTCGATATTTCGAATACGTTGCCATTTTCACTATACTTTACGCCAAAAATATGCAGAGAAGTCAATATAAAAGATTATCCATTGAAAGAATTAATTTTCCTCTAATTATTCCCTAAAAAACACCTATGATTTAGCATTATTGGGCTGGCGTTCGCCTTTGTCAGCCCCCTGGTCTAAACGGCCACCGTCTTGCAGACGGTGGCCGTTTAGTCTCCTGGATTTTGATTTTACAGGGCATTATTTCGATCTGTTATTGAGGGGGGCGATACCTAAAATTGGGGCAGGTTAAATCCAAGAGGCTGAGTCGAGGACAACTTGTCTGAAAAAGGCAGTTTTTAAGGTGAAGGGCCACAGGAATTTTTCCGTACCTTAAACTGAGATGGATGTCGGTAAGGTGAGTGGGCTTTTCAAACTTGCTTGCTTGATTCACCGACTTCATTCTCGGAGGAGTTTAGGCGTTTCAATTTCACAGAAGGGTGAAGCTTCCTATGACTTCAATCATTCTTGGCGGACACAAAATGCTATGAATTTTGTTGTCTTTTTATGGTTCATAACGAAGTTCTCGCATCACCTCATGAGCGTCCCTGGTAACTTCCTTCCAAATTTCAGGGGTCAGATGATTTTTATAATCGCCTGAAACGCCTTTTCTGAAAAAACTTGTTCGATCCTCGTTGCCTGCTTCTCTACCCTGGGCAAGTTTGTCAAACCGATTTTGGTCAATCACTCTTGCTACTTCTGCCCGGTCTGTGGGGACGCCAATGAAGGTAAATACAGATGCCATAGTGGGAATTGCGTCCAAAAGAAGGTCTTCATATCGGACCCAGATTAATTGATTGTCAGCACCTTTGAATTCATGGCTTAAGTTCAGAATGCAGGTGTTCCAGTTTGTGGCAACGGTTTGGGCCCATGCGGCAAGATCCCCTCCTGATCTTTCATGAAAATTAGTTTCCACCCTTAAATTATGAAACCAGCTTGAAACCGCAATATCTTTGGGATTTCGTACAATGCAGATGAATTTAGCTTCAGGGAACAGTTTTTTATATAGCCCGGCTTGGTTTATGATTGCATTGTCTTTGGTACCTGCAGCAATAACTGGTAGTCTGGATGTTTGGGGTTTTGATAGGGCTTGAGTTACAAGAAACTTGAAACAGTTTAGTACATCATCTTGATTATAGTAAAATATTTCCTTTTGTTGGGCTGTCTTTTTGTTTGTCTCGTCTAAAAGGTTGTTATAACTCTTGAGGAAGTTTGGTAGCCCATTTAATATTGCAGAGAATTTATCCTCAGGTCGGCAGAAAATATTTTGATGGGTATTGAGTAGCATTTGCATCCACGTTGTGCCGGATTTGGGAACGCCTGTGATAAAAAAAAAAGAGGGTGGTCTGTTATTCTGATCCATTACTTACTCGTCGCCTCACATATTTTTTGATACTGTTTTTAGATCTGACGGATTGTCTAAACACTGAATGTCTCTTAATTAGTAAGGAACAATGTTTCTGTCAAGAGACAAAAGAGACAACGATTTAAAATTGTAATTTTTTAACTTATTCCTTTGATTTAAACAATACCACATAATTATAAGGGCCGAGTTCCGCAGCATTTATCTTTTTAAATCCTACGTCAGTGACCAGTTTTTCCGTTTCTTCCTGGGACAGGCGTATATGTTCCGGCGGACCGGGAGGGCCATCCATTTTTTTGAATTCGATGACAGCCAGGAATCCCCCGGGTTTAAGAAGATTGAGAACCTGTTTTAAGACAGTCTGGTCAGCGTTCATCTCCTTGAAGTCATGCAGTACGGTGGCCATCAGGCATATATCCAAGCTATATGCATCGATGTCTATTTCCTTGGTGGCATCCGCCTTGATGGTTGAAATATTGGCTTCATCCCTTTGCAACGCATCCTCTTCCAACATCCGAAGCCCATCCTCCCAGAGGTCCACGGCATAAACCAGGCCGGTGGGCCCAGTAAGCTGCGATAGAAATAGTGAATACAGTCCTTTTCCACAGGCCAGATCCAGAATCACTGATCCCGGTTGAATTGACAGCATCTTTTTCAAAATCTGTGTGTTAATCAGTTCAAAGCTGCTTTTGCCGGCACCTTTGGGTTTTGTCTGGTCCATAAATTTGCCTCCTTGGGAATTTGTGCTTTGCCTGGTTGTCGGTTTTTAATCCGGAAATAATGATCCCCTGCGCATTGCGGTCTTTGGTCGTGAAAGAGATTCATCAGGGCCGCATAACTCCGATATTGAATTCACTATATCATTGTTTCCGGTTATTTATCAGGCATATTTTACCTCAATTTGACTTGCGCGTCTTGTCGTCATTTTTAACCGGGGGATCGTTATCTTTAATATCCCGTTTTTAAACCAGTTCCATGGTGCAAATTTTTTAATATTTATGTCTCATCTCCTTTGGTTTATGTGGTTGAGAGTCTGGGATGGCTGCGGCTCACTGTTTTGCCGCAGCCATCCTGATTTTTGCGGAGAGAAGATGGTCACCTTGCCCTAAGCCGCTTTGATTTCGATCTGTCTGGGTTTGGCGGCTTCGGACTTGGGCAGATGAAGGGTGAGGACCCCATCTTTGAGTTTAGCCGCTACATCTTCTACGTTAATGGTTTGGGGGATGGAAAAACTTCTGACATATTCAACGTCCACAAATTCCTCCCAGTTTGACACCCCCTGGCGATCAAGTCGGCGAACACCGGAGATGGAGAGCTTGCCGTTTTCAATGTTTACTGTGACATCATCTTTATTGACTCCCGGCATATCTGCAAAGAGCAGGATTTCGTTTTCATTTTCATAAATGTCCACTGACGGGGTGGCAGTCCTCAGTTCACGGGTTTTCTCAATGGCCTTGCTTTCGGTTTTGGCGATATCTTTTGTGTCGGTCATGATAACCTCCTGTGGGTTTATTTTTTTAGATGCGTTTTTAATCTAAACAGATGTTTCAATTTTCGTTGCGGGCTGAATCAATGTGGAATCTAAGCCAGCCCACAATTTTTATATTTAGTTAATTGTGATCTGTCTGGGTTTGGCTGCCTCTGATTTGGGCAGAGTCAGGTACAAAACGCCGTCTTTAAGTGTTGCATCAACTTTTTCCGCATCAACCTCATCGGGCAGGGTAAAGCTGCGTGAGAACGTGGTGGCAGACCTTTCATTCCTGTGGGCCTTATACCCTTCGGGTGTCTCAATAGCGCGTTTCCCGCTGATTTCAAGGTAATTGCCTTGGATTTTAATATTGATGTCATCCTTTGATATGCCGGGAAGTTCTGCCCGGACTTCAAAGTTATCACCGTTCTCCATCAGGTTGGTCCTGGGTGAATTGGACCCCAGGGTAAATGCCGGTCCATGCAGGTAAGGTCTGTCCACTTCGTTGAAGAGTCTGTCCATTTTGGTGCGGAGCAGATCCATGGCCCCAAACATTCTGTCGATTTCATTCATTCTTGCAAACATAGTTCATACTCCTTTTTATTTGGTTGTTGTTTTATCGGTTGGCTTGTTTAAATCGGCCTCCCGTTTGTTTGAAAATAAAATATGTATAAATAATTTTCTGTCAATATAGTTTTCATTATTTTTTATTAAAAAATTGACAAAGTAATATCCATCGATTAGTTTTAATAAAAAAGAGGAGGATTAGAAAATGAGCGAATCGAAAATAAAGCCGAATGAGTTCTCCCTGGATGCACTTAAAGGGATGCAGTCTGTGCGGGCTACGTTTACACTTCCCAGGCATGCCATCAATTTAATCAGCACTGTTGCCAATCAATTGGGTGTAAAACAAAAATCAATATTTGATCATTTGATTGAGAATAAAGATATAATTGATCAGATTGCAGATGAGGCAAAAGCGTATGAACCTGAAAAAAAGCACCGCAAGCAAAAAACCTTTGTCTTGAGCCGCAATTGTTTAAGTACCCTGGATACCTTTGCCCGGGAGTACAAACTGCCAAGGGATGTGCTGGTTGAACTCTCCCTCCGGCGGCTCGACCCGGTGATTGCCCAGGAGAAAGAGCGGCATGAAAACAGAAAAATATTGTTGGCGCAGATGCAGGATTTTAGAAAAGTCGGCAGCCATTTTTTGAAGCGGGCACGCGACCTGGTCGGCCGGGATGATGAAACGGTTCAAAACCTTGAATCCTTTTTCAGCCAGTATGACAAAACGATGGATGAGCTTGAGGTCATCATTGAAAAAGGCAAGTCCGTGGAGCAGTTCCCCTCAGCCCGGGAACAGCAGATGTCCGCCTGACGTTAGAAAAACTAACACTGTATTATTGCGGTTGCAGTGATACATCGACATCTATCGGATAACCTGGGTGGATGAAATGGTGTTGATTCCGTATTTGTCTATTTTGGCATGCAGCGTAGGCCGGGATATGTCCAAAAGCCGGGCCGCCTGGGAGCGATTACCGTTTGAGATTTTCAACGCTTCTTCCACGGCCATGGCGCAAATGGTATCTGAAAAAAATTCAAAACTGTGATCATTGGATGGGTGGGACAGGCAGCTATGGACCCATTGACGGATAGTCTCTTCCTGGTTTGAACCCTGGGAAATTTCTCCCGGGGTTTCCTGTTTTCGGATAATCTGGCTTAGGTCGCTGACTGACAAGGGGTTACCGCGGTTAAAGATCAGGGCCTTGTGGATCAGGTTGGCAAGTTCTCTGACATTGCCCGGCCATTCGTATGTTTTCAAAAGGTCCAGGGCCTCTTCCCTGATGCCGGGGTTGTCGATTTTCAGTTCATGGGAGAATCGTTCCAGATAATGGGCGGTCAGGGGTTGGATATCTTCCAGACGATCCCTGAGGGGCGGCAGTTCAATGGTGACGACTTTGAGGCGGAAATAGAGATCTTCTCTAAAAAGTCCCTGGGCAATAGCGGCTTTAAGATCTCTGTTGGTTGCGGCAATGATGCGTACGTCCACAGGTATGGTTTCATCGCCGCCCAGCCGCTCAATGCATCTTTCCTGGAGCAGGCGCAGAATTTTGGCCTGGATGGAAATGGGCATGTCCCCGATTTCATCCAGGAACACCGTACCGCCGTCCGCCTGCTCAATTTTGCCGATATGCCGTCGCGCCGCACCGGTAAATGCCCCTTTTTCAAAACCGAATAACTCGCTTTCCAGAAGATTTTCCGGGATGGCCACGCAGTTGATGATGGAAAAGTTTTTATCTGACCGTATACCGTGCTGGTACACGGCCCTGGACACCAGTTCCTTACCGGTACCCGATTCACCCTGGATCAGCACGGTGGCATCGGTCTGGGCCACACGGCCGATGGTTTTATATACTTTTTGCATGCCGGGACTCTGGCCCACAATGGCATCCGGAGAATAGGTCGCAGGTTCGGCATCCACATGCACCGGGGTGCGCATGCAATAGCCTGCATCAATGGCCTGGGTAATCAGCTTGAGCATTTCAGGAATGTCAAAGGGCTTGAGCAGATAATCAAAGGCGCCGGCCTTGGTGGCTTCAATGGCGGTGTCCGTGGTGCCGAATGCCGTGACAATAATGGCCGGCAGGGTGGCATCCAGTTTTTTTATTTCTTTAAATGTTTCAAGTCCGTTCATGCCCGGCAGGCGTACATCCAGAATCACCAGATCCAGAGGCATTGTTTTGACGATTTCAATACCGGCCTCTCCGGAAGCCGCAGACACCACGTCATAGTCCTCTTCGGTGAGAAGTTTGGAAAAACTGATTCTCAGCTGATCGTCGTCGTCAATGATCAGAATCTTTGCCATGGACATCCTCCCCTGCAGGCAGCGTAATCGTGAAACAGGCTCCCTTGCCCTCCTGGCTGTCCAGCACCAGGCAACCGCCATGCTCGCTGATAATATTAAAACAGATGCTCAACCCCAACCCTGTTCCGTCGTCTTTTGTGGTGAAAAACGGGTTGAACACTTCGTCCTGGATAGATGCGGGAATACCGGGCCCGGTATCCTGGATTCGTATCACTGCCGTGTCCCTGTCTGTATTGATATTGTCCATGGTTTCGCTGATGGTGATCCGGCCACCTTTGTCCATGGCTTCACAGGCATTGATAATAATATTGGCAAGAACCTCTTTGAACTGGCCCGCGTCCAGCAGCACATCGTCCAAAGGTGCGCTGCGAACGACTTGGACCATTACCCCGTATGATTTTAACCGTTGTTCCAGCAGGCGCAACGTATTATCCACTACTAGGGACGGACTTTGTGCCTTCATGGTTAATTTTGGCGGTCTGGAAAATTCCAGAAAATTTTCTAGAATTTTATTGATCTGCCCGATTTCTGTTGAAATTACACTGATGTTCTCCTGCTGGTCCTGGGACAGCTTGGTGGACCGGCCCAGGGAAAACAACCTCATTTTAATGGAGGTTAAAGGATTTCTGATGGAATGAGCGGTCCCTGCGGCAAGTTGACCTACCAGGGCCATTTTTTCGGACTGCATCAAAGACTCCCGGCTTCGTACAAGTTCGGCATGGGTCTGTTCGGCATTTTCAATTAAGCCGTGGACACTGCTTTTCAATGCTGCCAGTTCGTTGCCGGACACCCGGCCTTCGCCTAGATGATCTGCTTCTGCCGCAAGTTTCCGGATGGGTTCCAGGATGTGGCGGGTAAAAATATAATTGATCAAAAGGCTGAGCAACACCACCGTGACAATGGCCAGAAGGCCGATATAGCGTAAATTTTTGGCATCGGCACGGCTATCTTCCACGGTAACGTCTATGGCCTTTTTATGTGCAGCTTTAAATTTTTCACAAAGCTCATAAATTCTGAAAAAATTTGCCCTGACTTCACGATGGAGGGCGGCCCCTGCACCCGGGTCGCCCTTTTCATATAAGCTCAGCGCCCTGTCCTTGGCCGTAATATACGTGGCGTACACGGATTCAATCCGGCATAGATCCTGCTTTTCCCAACTTTCGGTGACCAGAGGCTTGGCCCGGGCCAGCTGGCTTTCGAAATCTTGTTTAAAGTCAGCCAGCTGCCTGAGCCATTCAGGGTTTTTATCCAGAAGATAATAGGATAGATACCCTTTCTGGTTGAGCAAAGAGGTTTCAAGGGCCTCGGCGGCCTGATACATGGGAATATGCCTTGCTACAATACCGGTGAACAGATTTTCCGTTTTATAGGTATACCAGATCATGGCAATGCTGCCCATGACCGTTATTCCTAAAAGTACGGCATTGGCAAGATATACCCGTTGTCTCAGGCTCATTAATACCATCTCCTTTTCAATAGATTTTCTCAGTTTGGACGGCTCGTTAGAGGCGGTTAGATCATAAAGTAGCCCTTCTGTCGAACCGTTAAAACATTAAATATCGCCGGAGCGCCTCAGCAGCAACCGGGCTTCAGCCTTGCGGATACGTTCTTCCTGTTCGTCTTTCCGCTTCCAGGCATTGGCCAGTTTTTCACTGATATCCTCAAAATCAGCCGGCTTCATCAGGTAATCAAAGGCGCCTTCCTTCATGCCTTCCACAGCCGTCTCCGTGGAGCCATGTCCGGTGAGCATGATCACTTCCACCAGGGGATAACCGGCCTTGATTTTTTTCAAGGTCTCTATGCCGTCCATGCCGGGCATGCGGATATCCAGGATCACTACGTCGATTTCTGTTTTTTCAAGCAGGTCAAGGGCCTCTTGTCCTGAATAGGCGGTAGATACCTTTTCCCCTTGCCCGGTCAGGCGCAGGGAAAACATCTCTACAAAATCTTTTTCATCATCAACGATCAAGATTTTTACCGGTATTTTTACCATGGGTTTTTCTCCTTAAAATATTTATGAAAGCGCGTGTCATTGTTTATTTAGCATGCCATTCAGGCAGGCAGATCGTAAACGTGGTGCCCTGTCCGGGTTCTGAATCCACATGGATGCTGCCTGACAGTCCGGTCATGATCTTGTGCACCACAAACAGCCCAAGTCCGGTGCCGGATTCATTTTCAGACACATTGGGCTTGGTGGTGAAAAAAGGATCAAATATTTTTTCCATATTTTCCGGTGTAATGCCGCTGCCGTTATCCCGGACTTCAAGGCAGACCGTTTGATCCTCCCGGTAAAGGGAAAGCCAAATCTGCCCGCCGGTCTCCACGGCATCCACCGCGTTTTCTAATAGATTGATCAATACCTGGCGTGCCTGGAACGGATCGGTGTGCATCAGCATCTGATGTTCAGGCTCGGTATCCCATTGTACCGTTACCTTTTTAGCCTGTGTTTTCTGTTTGATCAACACCACGGTATCCTCGGTAAGCTGACGGATATCCACCGGGGTGAGTTCATGACCGTGTTTGCGCACATAGCCCAGCAGCTGGTGCGTGATCCGCCTGGCCCTGTCCACGCTTTTTTCTATTTTTTCAAGTCCTTTGAAAAGCATTTCCTTTTCTGAAAGCTGGTCCGATTTCTCCAGCACCATGCGCATGAATCCGGCTGACTCCTTGATAATGGCCAACGGGTTGTTGATTTCATGGGCAATGCCTGTGGACATGGTGCCAAGGGAGGCTAAACGCTGGGTGTGAATCATGCGTTTTTCCAGACGCCGCCTGAAGATTTTATCCCGTTCCCGGGCTGCTTCCAGGCGTTTGAGTTCCCAGGCCTGACGGATTTTTCCGGCCAGGTGGTCGATCTCAATGGGTTTGGACAGGTAGTCAAAGGCACCGGCCTTGATCCCTTCGACCCCTTCAGTTACCGCAGCGTTTCCGGTCAGGAAAATTACCTGCAGGCCCGGGTGGTACTTGTTGATGGCCTTAAAGGTCTCTATCCCAGACATACCGGGCATCTTCATATCCAGCACCACCACATCAGCTTCATTGGCACCAAGATATTCCAGGCAGGATGCCCCGTCCGGCGCCTGGTTGACAACCATATTTCGTCGCTCCAGACGCCGGGCAATGGCTTTTCTAAAGCTGTCTTCATCATCTACCAGCAGCACACGGACAACTTTGCCGGTATCATTTTCTAAGGTATTGATTTCCATCAGGTTCAGTAAATGCCTCCTATATTAGACCCAAAATCTTCCACCATGTACATACCACGCCCACCAGGATCAAAAGCAGGGTTGGTGTGGCCACAAGACCCAGTTTAGTCAGATCCGAGGATTTAAAGTACTTGTATGAATAGGCAATAGCATTGGGCGGACAACCGATGACCAGCAGCATGGCAAAAGATGTGGCCATACCAAGGCCTAAGGCCAGGATGGTCGGGTTGACGCCTTCTAACTGGGCCATGGGGATAACAATGGGCAGAATTAACGCCGCTGCCGCCACATTGGCCATGGCATTGGTAACAAGAGCCCCGAATACGGCCACACCCACAAAGAGCACCAGCCAGCCCTTACCCTGGATCAGCGGGAAGAACAGGTTGGCAAAATAATCCGCAGCCCCGGAGTATCCCATGGCAAGACCTAAAGAAATACCGCCACCGAAAATAAACAGGGCAGTCCCCCATTCCAGGTTGTCATTGATGTCCCGCCATTTCAAGACACCGAACAGCACCAGGCAGGCCACGCCCACCATACCGGTAATGGAGTAGTGAAAACCGTGGATGCCCTTGGTGAGCCAGGATACAAAGGAGATGGCAATGATGATCAATGCTTTTTTCTCGGCTGCTGTCATGGGACCTAAATCCTCATCAAAATCAGGCAGCTTGAATTTAGGATCGGGCCGGTAAATAAAGTAGGTGACCAACACAGCAACAGGCACACAGATAATGGCTGCCGGCATACAATACTTGATCCATTCAAAAAATGTGATTTCAATACCGGTGAACTCCTTTAAAAATGCAGCAGAGACCATGCACCGTCCACCACCCACTAAGGTTCCCATGCCACCGCAGGAACAGGCAAAGGGCAGGGACAGCATCATGAATTTTGCTGTATTGGTATTGGGCTCAATACCCACGGCCCGCATCAACGGCAGCATGGTCACAATGCCGATGGCACAGGCGGCTGCATCATGCATGAAAGAGGATGAAATCCCCAAACCCATGGCAATGATAAAGGTGAACTTTGTTACGGAATTGCCCGCTTTCTTAATAATATAATACCCCAGGCGTTTTGTCAGCCCAACTTTGTCCAGGGCAATGGCAAAGATCAGGCAACACATGATGAAAATAACAACCGGATGCATGTAGGGTGCCCATGCCCCTTTTACATCGGTAATGCCCAGGAAAACAAGGGAGGCGCCAATAAGCACTGCCGTGATTTCAAGGGGAATGGGCTCCACCACAAACAAGATGACCAGCACCGCAAGTACGGATAAGAACCGTTTGGCTTTGGGGCTCAATCCATCCACATAATCCACATTAACCTCTGAAAGGCCCATTTCCTTGGCCTGGTCGGCAAGATACTGCACCCGGGCCTGTTCGGTGCCGGGGGCCTTGGCTGTCAGAATAACCGGTTTTCCCGGTGCTGTTTCCTGGCTTGAAAAATATTGACTAACTGCCCCACTTAACTGGTCTGCACCAGTGCCGGAAAGTTTAAATTTTGTTCCTTCCGGCCTGGGCAGAATAAACACGATTACACCTATCAACACTGCTACCACCAGTTTGAATCCGCTCGATTTGAATATCATTGATTTATTTCTCCGTTCTATTGGTTTTGGCCTGCCGTGCCAGGCTGATTTTTTCCATTAATTCTTTAAGTTCGCAGGGCTTTGTCAGGTAATCAAAAGCACCTAATGTCATACCGTCCTCTGCGGCTGTTCTCGAACCGTGTCCGGTTAAAATGATCACCGGCAGATCCGGGGCCATTTTCTTGACAATTTTCAACACCTCAATGCCGTCCATGTCTTCCATCTTCAGATCCAGGACCATTACATCGAATCTGGCTTCCCGAAGGGCCCGCAGCGCTTGGGCACCGGAATAGGCTTTGACGGCTTTGATGCCCCGGCGGCCTAGCCGGTTGGTCAGCACATCCACAAATCCTTTTTCGTCATCCACCAAAAGCAGCCGGGTATGGGGTAAAGGGGTGTCTTTCATTTTTTCTTCTTGCCTTTAAATTGATGTAAAATTTAAGTCCGTAACCAAGAGGCGCGTTTGGATGAAAATTTGCCCAGATGCAAGGCGCAAGGGGATTTGCAACCGGAGCATACTGCAGTATGTGAGGATTGCAAATTTCCGCAGCAACGCCGCAGGCGGGTGAATTTTCATCCAAACACTAGACCATGCGGCCTGTGATTTCTTTGGCCCTGGCCTCCATGATTTTTTCCTCGTGTTTGAATTTTTTCGTCGCCGCCTCTTCAATCTTTGCGATGAGCTCTTCGAGATTACAGGGCTTCATCAGGTAGTCAAATGCGCCGCGTTTCATCCCTTTAATGGCATTGTCAACTGTGGCATGGCCCGTGAGCATGATCACTTCCACCAGCGGATTTAAGTTTTTAATGGCCTGAAGTGTTTCAAGGCCGTCCATGCCGGGCATCTTCACGTCAAGGACCACCACATCCGTGTTGGTGTGTTCAGACATAAAGTTTATGGCTGACTGGCCGTCGTAAACGGCGTCCGCTTTGAGCTCACGTTTTTCGAGCCGTTTAATCAAAGTGTCCAGAAAGGCTTTCTCATCATCGACAAATAAAAGTTTCATCTGCAAAGTCTCCCTAAGTGGTTTAAAGGTTAAAAAGTTTTTAAATTTCTTCTATGCGTTGTTATAAGAGTGAGCCTAAGTATGGATAGGCTCGGTCAGCTTATGCGTGTGTCTTGTATTACTTGTTGACGACGTGGCTGTCTTTTGGACATCTA
This window of the uncultured Desulfobacter sp. genome carries:
- a CDS encoding sulfotransferase domain-containing protein; the protein is MDQNNRPPSFFFITGVPKSGTTWMQMLLNTHQNIFCRPEDKFSAILNGLPNFLKSYNNLLDETNKKTAQQKEIFYYNQDDVLNCFKFLVTQALSKPQTSRLPVIAAGTKDNAIINQAGLYKKLFPEAKFICIVRNPKDIAVSSWFHNLRVETNFHERSGGDLAAWAQTVATNWNTCILNLSHEFKGADNQLIWVRYEDLLLDAIPTMASVFTFIGVPTDRAEVARVIDQNRFDKLAQGREAGNEDRTSFFRKGVSGDYKNHLTPEIWKEVTRDAHEVMRELRYEP
- a CDS encoding class I SAM-dependent methyltransferase translates to MDQTKPKGAGKSSFELINTQILKKMLSIQPGSVILDLACGKGLYSLFLSQLTGPTGLVYAVDLWEDGLRMLEEDALQRDEANISTIKADATKEIDIDAYSLDICLMATVLHDFKEMNADQTVLKQVLNLLKPGGFLAVIEFKKMDGPPGPPEHIRLSQEETEKLVTDVGFKKINAAELGPYNYVVLFKSKE
- a CDS encoding Hsp20/alpha crystallin family protein; this translates as MTDTKDIAKTESKAIEKTRELRTATPSVDIYENENEILLFADMPGVNKDDVTVNIENGKLSISGVRRLDRQGVSNWEEFVDVEYVRSFSIPQTINVEDVAAKLKDGVLTLHLPKSEAAKPRQIEIKAA
- a CDS encoding Hsp20/alpha crystallin family protein, with amino-acid sequence MFARMNEIDRMFGAMDLLRTKMDRLFNEVDRPYLHGPAFTLGSNSPRTNLMENGDNFEVRAELPGISKDDINIKIQGNYLEISGKRAIETPEGYKAHRNERSATTFSRSFTLPDEVDAEKVDATLKDGVLYLTLPKSEAAKPRQITIN
- a CDS encoding sigma-54 dependent transcriptional regulator — encoded protein: MAKILIIDDDDQLRISFSKLLTEEDYDVVSAASGEAGIEIVKTMPLDLVILDVRLPGMNGLETFKEIKKLDATLPAIIVTAFGTTDTAIEATKAGAFDYLLKPFDIPEMLKLITQAIDAGYCMRTPVHVDAEPATYSPDAIVGQSPGMQKVYKTIGRVAQTDATVLIQGESGTGKELVSRAVYQHGIRSDKNFSIINCVAIPENLLESELFGFEKGAFTGAARRHIGKIEQADGGTVFLDEIGDMPISIQAKILRLLQERCIERLGGDETIPVDVRIIAATNRDLKAAIAQGLFREDLYFRLKVVTIELPPLRDRLEDIQPLTAHYLERFSHELKIDNPGIREEALDLLKTYEWPGNVRELANLIHKALIFNRGNPLSVSDLSQIIRKQETPGEISQGSNQEETIRQWVHSCLSHPSNDHSFEFFSDTICAMAVEEALKISNGNRSQAARLLDISRPTLHAKIDKYGINTISSTQVIR
- a CDS encoding ATP-binding protein, which encodes MSLRQRVYLANAVLLGITVMGSIAMIWYTYKTENLFTGIVARHIPMYQAAEALETSLLNQKGYLSYYLLDKNPEWLRQLADFKQDFESQLARAKPLVTESWEKQDLCRIESVYATYITAKDRALSLYEKGDPGAGAALHREVRANFFRIYELCEKFKAAHKKAIDVTVEDSRADAKNLRYIGLLAIVTVVLLSLLINYIFTRHILEPIRKLAAEADHLGEGRVSGNELAALKSSVHGLIENAEQTHAELVRSRESLMQSEKMALVGQLAAGTAHSIRNPLTSIKMRLFSLGRSTKLSQDQQENISVISTEIGQINKILENFLEFSRPPKLTMKAQSPSLVVDNTLRLLEQRLKSYGVMVQVVRSAPLDDVLLDAGQFKEVLANIIINACEAMDKGGRITISETMDNINTDRDTAVIRIQDTGPGIPASIQDEVFNPFFTTKDDGTGLGLSICFNIISEHGGCLVLDSQEGKGACFTITLPAGEDVHGKDSDH
- a CDS encoding response regulator; translated protein: MVKIPVKILIVDDEKDFVEMFSLRLTGQGEKVSTAYSGQEALDLLEKTEIDVVILDIRMPGMDGIETLKKIKAGYPLVEVIMLTGHGSTETAVEGMKEGAFDYLMKPADFEDISEKLANAWKRKDEQEERIRKAEARLLLRRSGDI
- a CDS encoding ATP-binding protein, whose product is MEINTLENDTGKVVRVLLVDDEDSFRKAIARRLERRNMVVNQAPDGASCLEYLGANEADVVVLDMKMPGMSGIETFKAINKYHPGLQVIFLTGNAAVTEGVEGIKAGAFDYLSKPIEIDHLAGKIRQAWELKRLEAARERDKIFRRRLEKRMIHTQRLASLGTMSTGIAHEINNPLAIIKESAGFMRMVLEKSDQLSEKEMLFKGLEKIEKSVDRARRITHQLLGYVRKHGHELTPVDIRQLTEDTVVLIKQKTQAKKVTVQWDTEPEHQMLMHTDPFQARQVLINLLENAVDAVETGGQIWLSLYREDQTVCLEVRDNGSGITPENMEKIFDPFFTTKPNVSENESGTGLGLFVVHKIMTGLSGSIHVDSEPGQGTTFTICLPEWHAK
- a CDS encoding DASS family sodium-coupled anion symporter, which codes for MIFKSSGFKLVVAVLIGVIVFILPRPEGTKFKLSGTGADQLSGAVSQYFSSQETAPGKPVILTAKAPGTEQARVQYLADQAKEMGLSEVNVDYVDGLSPKAKRFLSVLAVLVILFVVEPIPLEITAVLIGASLVFLGITDVKGAWAPYMHPVVIFIMCCLIFAIALDKVGLTKRLGYYIIKKAGNSVTKFTFIIAMGLGISSSFMHDAAACAIGIVTMLPLMRAVGIEPNTNTAKFMMLSLPFACSCGGMGTLVGGGRCMVSAAFLKEFTGIEITFFEWIKYCMPAAIICVPVAVLVTYFIYRPDPKFKLPDFDEDLGPMTAAEKKALIIIAISFVSWLTKGIHGFHYSITGMVGVACLVLFGVLKWRDINDNLEWGTALFIFGGGISLGLAMGYSGAADYFANLFFPLIQGKGWLVLFVGVAVFGALVTNAMANVAAAALILPIVIPMAQLEGVNPTILALGLGMATSFAMLLVIGCPPNAIAYSYKYFKSSDLTKLGLVATPTLLLILVGVVCTWWKILGLI